Below is a genomic region from Brassica oleracea var. oleracea cultivar TO1000 chromosome C9, BOL, whole genome shotgun sequence.
AGTAAAATATCAGCCATCAAATATAAGTCGCTTAATTTAACAGTATTTTTTTCTTTAAGTTCGTTATTTTAAATGTAAATGTAAGTAGTTAAATATTAAATTGTCCATCTACTATAAACGATTATATGTTGTTAACCTAAAATGTTGAATGGGAACTCTCTTTGACAAAAACTTTTGAATTAAAACTCCGACTAATCTTTAGAAGCCACAAGAAAACTAGGTATTAACATGAATAATATCTATTATATTTATTTGTTTTCTCAAAATATTATCCATGATATAAAATAGTATTGAATTTGTAATCGCTCTGATAGACCATAGAACTCAGATGCTAACCATTGAATTACCATTAATTGGTTGATACGATAGTTTCATCTTTTGTAATCAACATGCCGACACATTATAATTATATATTTTCTTGAATTTATCCATACATATAGTAACTTTTGAAGGTGTGGAAACATAATTTGAAAAGACATTTTTAGAAATAATAGATCAAAGTAGTATTATTTACATGGGGACATAATTCACAAGTATATGAAAGGAACAGTACAATATAACAATATGGTAATGCCGTCTCACCATTGGGATAAAATAACCAATCTTGCCTATTTACTTGGAATTTGTTTTTTATTTCACAAGTTTAATATACGAGAGAATTCATTATTTGCCAATGACTTCCAAGCTTGTTCATATCAGAAACCAGGATGGGAAATAGCATGATATATATTGATGAAAACTGGTAAATTGGATATTATAAAGCACTATCCAAAATGTTTATAATAAAACAGGAAGGATAATCTGGATAACAAAACGATTTTTTATTTTTTTTGAATAGCTATCATTACCTTAACTCTGGATAGTCATTATTTTAAACCATTAATTAGAACTTTAACAAAATATCCTAAATTTACTCTTATGTGATATTTTTCTAACAAAAAACAATATAGATTGAAACAATAACATTTACAACAAAAGCCAAATACATTTTTAGTCTACAATTATTGTTCATTTCTTACCATATTTAGTCTAGGCCAGATTTTACATATTTCTAGGTAATTAATTTTGAAATTAAATAGCATAGGCTAATTATTTTTAAAATTATCACATGAACGTTTTATATAACAAAATAAATAATTATTTCTTAGTTGTATCATTTTATGTTAGATTTTATAGTAAAAACAAAAGCACCAAATTGATATATAAAAAATTAAACAAAAGAATTCAAAATATAATATTAACTAAGTTAATTTAGTCACATATATATATATTTAAAATAGTAAAATTTCATCAAAAATAAATTTTAATCAATATAAAATAATCAAAATAATATTATATACAGATATAGAAAACTGATATAAAATATATATTTTATAATAATTTTTATATTTAAATATTATTTTAAAAATAAACATATATCCACATTGATGTGCGGGTTCAACACTAGTTTTAAATTTAAATGGATGATTCAGATATTCATTTGATATCCATTCCATACATGTTCTTTTCTTTTACATATTTTGTTAGCATTATTTTATCTATTTTATTTAACGCAAATGGCCCCATATATGTAATAATATAAATGAGAACGAGAGAAAAGGAAATTTCAAAAAAAATACAGACTATGATTATTTTTTATGACCAAAAATAAATATATAGTAAAATATTTATAAATTAATATTTAATAAATTAATAATTTAGTGAATCATTTAAAAATAGTGTTGAATTAAATTTTTTAGCCAGTCAATCTTTTGATAAACTAATATTTCGTAAAATTAATAATATTAGAGGTTTAATCGTATTCATATTTGTTTGTAGTTCAAAGGATGTTAAAGGATATACTATTCTTATATTTGACTTTTAGTAATCACGTTTCAAGAAAATCCAAAGTCTACTGTTTGTGACTTTTCTGGCTTTTGTTAGTGGACTCAAACATGCACCCACATTTCTCAACTCATATTAACTGAATTTATATTTTAACTCGCACTAGATTTTGACCCTCATAACCGCGCAGATGTTTGTTTTCAGTTTTCAATACATAAATTATTATTTTAGAACATAAGTGGTATATATATTTTAACGTTAATCATATACTTAAATATTTATATAACTATTTCAAATACAATAATTTTATAATTTACATGTTATAATTAATCAATTGTTTAAAACCGTATGTATTTGTCACTTCTTATTATATATTTATCTTACTTTATATGCATTTAGTTATTAAGCAAATTAATATATTCATGAGAGAATAAATTTAAAAATTATTTTGTATTTAATTTATGCTAAATTCTGACCCGTCTTTCAAAGCTGGATTTCTTTTTACCAATATTTTTATGCTTATTCATTTTAGATAATATATTATTGCATATACAAAAGTCTAAGATATATTAATTTTTAGACGTGTATAATATAGTTTGTTAATTTTAAGCCGTTCTATCATCATATTATGTTTTTAAAATAAATAATTTATATTTATGAAAATAAAATTTATAAATTTTTCAATTGAATATAATTTTATCATATTTATTTTAGTATAATAATTTTATTTTTATTTTATAAACGATAACTTAAAATACGTTAAGTTATTGTTAAAATATTTTTACATAGATTTATTAGAATTTCTAAAATATAATATATAAATATATATTATATTCAAAATGAAAATGAAAATACATTATGATTAAAGTAGTTACAAAGATTTTATATTATTAACTTTACAGAAATACATGTTAATTTTCATACATGTATTATATAGTTTGCTAATGTTAACTTATCTTACCAACGTATTAGATTTTATTTTTGAACATAAATATTTTATACTTCAGAAAATAAAATATACAAAATATATAAATTTATAAATTTAATACAATTTTATTATATTTAGTTCAATATAATAATTTTCTTTTAATATGATTGATTATGATTATATAATAGATAAAATATTATAGAATTTTTAATTTTTTATTTTATAAACCATAACTGGATATATTAATGTATAATAATATTTCAAACTAATTTCAAAATTAGTGAAAATATTTAAATATAATTTCGAAAATGAAGATCTTGTAAAAAATCTTATAAAACAGATTTGTTAGAATTTTAAAATAAATATATTTATATTTAAAATGAAAAGATATTATGATTAAAGTATTTTAAATATTATATGTATTATTAGTCTTAATAAAATATATTTAATAAAAATTTTAAGTGGTGGTCCAAATTAAAAAATCACACATGAAAGAAGTCATGACTTCTGTTTTAATATATAAGATTTTTTGTTGTAAAAATTGAAACATTTGTTTAACCTCAAAAAGAGTTTTGTCATCTAGTTAAGAAATGTCTAGCACCAATCTTATATTTTAACACAATTACATTTGTTATAAAAAAATAAAAAAAGGTTTAACCTCAAACAGAGTTTTGTCCTCTAATCAAGAAATGTCTAGCACCAATCTTATATATTTAACACAATTCTTTTTGCTATAAAAAAAGAAACATTAGTTCAATCTCTATACAGAATTTTGTCATCTAATTAGAAAATGTCTACCACCACGAGTTGGATTCATGTGCTTCTTCCCCCTTTGCCGACTCCAATCTTTTTACTTTTACATTTATTTTATTTGTTCTTCAGCATTCCACATTCTCAAGTATAGTCCAAAAGAAAAGCAAAAAATGTTTCTTTTCACAAATTTAGTTCTCGTAACTAGACATGTACATAAATGCCAAACCGATTTGGTTGAACAGAGCTAAAGTTTAGCCAATTCGGTTTGCATTCGGTTTGTGCACAAAACCGGTCAACAACAACATGTTTTTAGTCAGCATTCAGTTAGGATTTGAAAACCGATCAGTTAAGTTTTAGACCGAAATTTATCAAACTGAACCAAACTCTTAGAGCAGCTGCAACGGGGAGCTTTAGTGAGTCCTTAGCGCGAAATTATAGGGTAATGACATTAAAAACAAATGAAAAAGGCAAATAAGCGAAGGATCAGTCCGTGTAGTAGGAACTTAAGGACTTAATCCTTACAGCAGCTGGCACGCTTTGATTGGGTCGGGGTTGTGTTTGTGTTTCGTTTAGTCGGAAAAAAAATCATTCGACTGAAGCATCGAAAAAAAAACCTCTCGAGGAAACAAAAGGCGATTTTCGATCCATCTGCTTCCATCTTCTTCCCTCGAGTTCCAAGGTAAATCGATATACTATCTGTAGATTTATGGTAGTAGATTAGGTTCCCTGTAGTTTTCCTGTCAATTTAGGGCTCGTTTTGATTTTTTCAATTGATTTTGGGATTTTCGTTTCAAGTTAGGGTTTCAAATGATTTGGGTTTTCAATCGATTTGGGGAGGTTTTGGTTAGTAGTTACGGTTTCAATACTGAAATAGGTTTGATTACGATTTTCTTTTCTGCTTTTAATCAATGATCCATCTGCTTCCCAAGCTCCTGTTGGCGAGTCTGGTGAGACTGTTGTCGAGTCTGTTATCAAAGAGAGGAGGAAATGGTCCCCGCAAGAGGATTTAATACTGATTGGTGCTTGGCTCAACACCAGTAAAGATGCAGTAAAAAATATTGAGCAGAAAGCTGATGCGTTCTGGAAGAGGATCATCGACTACTACAATGCAAGCCCTCTTCTAGTTGGGACAATACCGAGAGAGCTTAATCCAGCCGAGCAGCGGTGGGCTAGGATTAACTCAGATGTCTCCAAGTTCGTTGGTTGCTATGACCAGGCAATGAGGGAGCAGAAAAGAGGTGAAAACGATGATGATGATATGATGAAAGCCGCACTAGACTACTACTTCAAGGATCAAGGCCACAAGTTCAGCATGGAACACGCCTGGAGGGAGCTGAGGCGTGACCAGAAATGGTGCTCAGCATGTAAAGACGGTGGGAAGGATAAGCGCAAACATGTCTTGGAGGTTGATATAGACGAGGAAGAGGGCAGACCGGTCGGGGTCAAGGCAGCGAAAGCTACTTCTAAGAAGAAGAAGAGTGGGAAACAAGAGGAGTTGTCTCGTTTACAAGCCATCATGGAGATTAAACAGAAACTCTCTAACCAGAAACTTCTCGATCGTTTATTAGCCAAAAAAGTGCCATTAACTGAGATGGAAACATCACTTAAGCTCAAGCTTATGTCTGACATGTTATGATGTTATTCTCTTTAAGGTAGATACTTGTCTTTGTGTTGCTTTGCGTAAATACTTGTCTTTGTGTTGCTAAG
It encodes:
- the LOC106314421 gene encoding glutathione S-transferase T3-like; this encodes MIWVFNRFGEVLVSSYGFNTEIAPVGESGETVVESVIKERRKWSPQEDLILIGAWLNTSKDAVKNIEQKADAFWKRIIDYYNASPLLVGTIPRELNPAEQRWARINSDVSKFVGCYDQAMREQKRGENDDDDMMKAALDYYFKDQGHKFSMEHAWRELRRDQKWCSACKDGGKDKRKHVLEVDIDEEEGRPVGVKAAKATSKKKKSGKQEELSRLQAIMEIKQKLSNQKLLDRLLAKKVPLTEMETSLKLKLMSDML